From a region of the Nonlabens dokdonensis DSW-6 genome:
- a CDS encoding phosphatase PAP2 family protein, whose amino-acid sequence MNLFKKSLLLILLLTVSSLFSQNFKPDSYSASDVSNMSTWELLKYDGLHMFNGAAYAYSRPFHWGKTDFYRAGATTLLVGGIYTFDEDSSDFFRDQKEDVPKLLRDFGWYFGSPQNNYGVTAGIYTYGLLAKSPEWRRTGVLMISSASAGGLLQQVLKAVTGRARPETGLGKHEFRPFSGESGYRSFPSGHTVLSFTTAYALAKHFDNPYVKAGIYTVGLISPVSRLWSGAHFLTDIVLSLAITIATVEAVDRYLDTRNGYGDKRYGKGRTGRDPQKMVFSFTATSNAIGVTLNF is encoded by the coding sequence ATGAATTTATTTAAAAAATCTTTACTGTTGATCTTACTATTAACAGTTTCATCCTTATTCTCACAAAATTTTAAACCAGATTCTTATAGTGCTAGCGATGTATCTAATATGTCTACATGGGAATTACTTAAATATGATGGCCTTCATATGTTCAATGGTGCTGCATATGCGTATTCAAGACCATTCCATTGGGGGAAAACGGATTTCTACAGAGCTGGTGCAACTACCTTATTAGTAGGCGGAATTTACACATTTGATGAAGATTCTAGTGACTTTTTTAGAGACCAAAAAGAGGATGTTCCAAAATTATTACGCGATTTTGGATGGTACTTTGGTAGCCCACAAAATAACTATGGAGTTACGGCAGGAATTTATACCTATGGATTACTTGCTAAAAGCCCAGAATGGCGACGCACAGGAGTCCTTATGATTTCAAGTGCCAGCGCTGGTGGATTACTGCAACAGGTTCTTAAAGCGGTAACAGGAAGAGCACGGCCAGAAACCGGTCTCGGTAAACATGAATTCCGTCCATTTTCTGGAGAATCTGGTTATCGATCATTTCCTTCAGGACATACTGTTTTATCATTTACAACAGCATATGCTCTTGCAAAACATTTTGATAATCCATACGTAAAAGCCGGTATTTACACAGTAGGACTTATTTCTCCAGTATCTCGTTTATGGTCAGGTGCTCATTTCCTTACAGACATTGTTTTGAGTCTCGCGATAACTATCGCCACAGTTGAGGCCGTAGACCGTTATCTAGATACTAGAAATGGATATGGAGATAAACGCTACGGAAAGGGAAGAACAGGAAGAGATCCTCAAAAAATGGTCTTTAGTTTTACTGCAACCAGCAACGCCATCGGAGTCACCTTAAATTTCTAA
- a CDS encoding immunoglobulin domain-containing family protein, producing the protein MIKRLFLALCVISLASCDPSDDGDSGRTNNDFQYFPLTVSNSWDYDVSTGTNTSSETLTVATVTGSEYTLTSNPSTPTGFMSQILTGGDLKAESGKLIGNGVIGLNLQGLNNFNVPITNGVLYDQNASANSELFSTQGTNTQTIQTYDLDFNYVVKTVQQSSISQMMVNGTTYQDVIHSQLIVNLSILTEITIAGFTQQVPVLEPQDAIVVDNYWAKDIGLIRSDYELNYTLEDFSALGISLPVPQSANIESEQTLTGHTVN; encoded by the coding sequence ATGATAAAAAGACTGTTTCTTGCGTTATGTGTGATTTCTTTAGCTTCTTGTGACCCAAGCGACGATGGAGATTCTGGTAGAACAAATAATGATTTTCAATATTTTCCATTGACTGTGAGCAATAGTTGGGATTATGATGTGAGTACTGGTACTAATACTTCTTCTGAAACTCTTACGGTCGCAACTGTTACTGGTTCAGAGTATACGCTTACCTCTAATCCAAGTACTCCTACTGGATTTATGTCACAAATTCTTACCGGTGGTGATTTAAAAGCAGAATCAGGTAAATTAATAGGAAATGGTGTTATCGGTTTAAATTTACAAGGATTAAATAACTTTAATGTTCCAATTACAAATGGTGTGCTTTACGATCAAAATGCAAGCGCAAACTCAGAGCTTTTCTCGACTCAAGGAACTAATACACAAACGATTCAGACCTATGATCTAGATTTTAACTATGTAGTAAAGACGGTGCAGCAATCAAGTATTTCTCAAATGATGGTGAATGGAACTACTTATCAAGATGTGATTCATTCCCAACTAATTGTAAACTTATCTATATTGACCGAAATTACTATAGCTGGATTTACACAACAAGTTCCTGTTTTAGAACCACAAGATGCGATAGTTGTAGACAATTATTGGGCAAAAGATATCGGATTGATAAGATCAGATTATGAACTTAACTATACGTTAGAAGACTTCTCCGCTTTAGGTATTTCCTTACCAGTACCGCAAAGTGCAAATATTGAATCAGAACAAACGTTGACAGGACATACAGTGAATTAA
- a CDS encoding tetratricopeptide repeat protein translates to MKKQLFFITLFAIALSGCKSKSNISNTTGVVAVTNYENAKRYLANAQYDQGLDAIEKAIDENERTHLDELYFLKGFILHAYGETTDARLAYQQVIDMEKAYSPYKTKALQLLELNIKEEKWRKENEQNKDEKETFSKEEVEKMDAKTLPFQPVDELPRFTSCPEATNMEVKKCFNEVIRDHLVANYNSEIGNIFGIYEKVRTYISFKVDIDGQLIDLQGRSQSRFLTLEAKRVIFTLPKMLPGRADGKNVKVPFAVPVTYAPIE, encoded by the coding sequence ATGAAAAAACAACTCTTCTTTATAACACTATTTGCAATCGCCTTAAGCGGTTGTAAATCAAAATCTAACATTTCAAATACTACCGGTGTAGTTGCTGTTACAAATTATGAAAATGCAAAAAGATATCTTGCCAATGCCCAATACGATCAAGGTCTAGATGCTATTGAAAAAGCGATTGATGAAAATGAAAGGACTCATTTAGATGAATTGTATTTTCTAAAAGGTTTTATTCTTCATGCTTATGGAGAAACTACAGATGCTAGACTGGCCTATCAACAAGTAATTGATATGGAAAAAGCTTATTCTCCATATAAAACTAAAGCGTTACAGCTCCTAGAGTTAAATATAAAAGAAGAAAAATGGAGAAAAGAAAACGAACAAAACAAAGATGAAAAGGAGACCTTTTCAAAAGAGGAAGTTGAGAAAATGGATGCGAAGACACTGCCTTTTCAACCTGTTGATGAACTACCACGTTTTACTTCTTGTCCAGAAGCTACGAATATGGAAGTTAAGAAATGTTTTAATGAAGTCATAAGAGATCACTTGGTTGCTAATTATAATTCTGAAATTGGAAATATATTTGGCATCTATGAAAAGGTGCGTACCTACATATCTTTTAAAGTAGATATTGATGGACAGTTAATAGATCTACAAGGAAGATCCCAAAGCAGATTTTTAACTCTAGAAGCAAAAAGAGTAATATTTACACTTCCTAAAATGCTTCCAGGAAGAGCAGATGGTAAAAATGTTAAAGTACCCTTTGCAGTACCGGTAACTTATGCTCCTATAGAGTAA
- the aroC gene encoding chorismate synthase yields the protein MAGNTFGKQFTVTTYGESHGAALGGVIDGCPAGIEIDLDAIQLDLDRRKPGQSKIVTQRKESDTVKFYSGIFEGKTTGTPIGFQIVNENQKSKDYSHIKDTYRPSHADKVYDDKYGHRDYRGGGRSSARETASRVVAGAIAKQLLSQVQVTAYTSSVGDLIMDKPYQELDFSEIENNMVRCPDIAFAKAMEQKIVETRKEGDTIGGTITCVIQGVPAGLGEPVFDKLHADLGKAMLSINAVKGFEYGSGFAGSQMKGSDHNDLYQQDGTTHTNQSGGIQGGISNGMDIYFRVAFKPVATIMQSQETINSSGDVVQMQGKGRHDPCVVPRAVVIVEAMAALVLADHLLRARTSKL from the coding sequence ATGGCAGGAAACACCTTTGGTAAGCAATTTACCGTTACTACATATGGAGAATCTCATGGAGCCGCATTGGGCGGTGTAATTGACGGTTGTCCCGCAGGAATTGAAATTGATCTCGATGCAATACAACTAGATTTAGACAGGCGTAAACCTGGACAAAGCAAGATTGTAACTCAACGTAAAGAAAGTGATACGGTTAAATTCTACTCTGGAATTTTTGAAGGTAAAACTACTGGAACACCCATAGGTTTTCAGATTGTAAATGAGAACCAAAAATCTAAGGATTATTCTCATATAAAAGATACCTACCGTCCTAGTCATGCAGATAAAGTCTATGATGATAAATACGGTCATCGTGATTACCGTGGTGGTGGACGCAGCAGCGCTAGAGAAACCGCAAGTAGAGTAGTGGCTGGTGCCATCGCAAAACAACTTCTTTCTCAAGTTCAAGTTACCGCTTACACCAGCAGTGTAGGTGATCTTATTATGGATAAACCCTATCAAGAACTTGATTTCTCAGAGATAGAAAATAACATGGTGCGTTGTCCTGATATCGCTTTCGCGAAAGCGATGGAACAAAAAATAGTGGAAACTAGAAAAGAAGGTGATACCATAGGAGGAACGATTACTTGTGTCATTCAAGGAGTTCCTGCAGGATTAGGAGAACCAGTTTTTGATAAACTCCATGCAGATCTTGGTAAAGCCATGCTTTCCATCAATGCTGTAAAAGGCTTCGAATATGGCAGTGGTTTTGCAGGTTCACAAATGAAAGGAAGCGATCATAATGACTTGTATCAGCAAGATGGAACGACGCATACCAACCAAAGCGGCGGAATTCAAGGTGGTATTTCAAATGGAATGGATATTTATTTTAGAGTCGCTTTTAAACCAGTCGCTACGATTATGCAATCGCAAGAAACCATTAATTCTAGCGGTGATGTCGTGCAAATGCAAGGTAAAGGTAGACACGATCCATGTGTAGTTCCTCGAGCTGTGGTTATTGTAGAAGCAATGGCAGCTCTCGTTCTAGCCGATCATCTTTTAAGGGCGCGAACTTCAAAATTGTAA
- a CDS encoding dicarboxylate/amino acid:cation symporter — translation MKKIALHWQILIGMVLGIAFGFIMTQVDWGKDFVGDWIEPFGKIFVNLLKLIAVPLILASLIKGISDLKDIAKFRNMGLRTVLIYIATTVIAITIGLGLVNLFKPGEGISEETIANLSSTYEGNENIKGKLATAAAQKDAGPLQALVDMVPDNAVAAMSNNSLMLQVIFFAIFLGISMLLIGEKRAQPLKDFFDSLNDVVLKMVDLIMLTAPFAVFALLATVVVTSDDPEVLLALLYYALTVVAGLFLMIVVYCLIFTIYVKKSPFWFLNKIAPAQLLAFSTSSSAATLPVTMERVEEHMGVEKEVSSFVLPVGATINMDGTSLYQAVAAVFVCQALGIDLNLGAQLTIVLTALLASIGSAAVPGAGMVMLVIVLESIDFPSELLPVALALIFAVDRPLDMLRTTVNVTGDATVASVVAKSLGKFGEPKVKEWDDHLDEVSS, via the coding sequence ATGAAGAAAATAGCATTACACTGGCAAATATTAATAGGAATGGTTCTTGGAATCGCTTTTGGGTTTATTATGACTCAGGTGGATTGGGGAAAAGACTTTGTAGGAGATTGGATCGAGCCTTTTGGAAAAATATTTGTCAATTTATTAAAATTGATCGCAGTACCATTAATTCTAGCCTCTCTTATTAAAGGGATTTCTGATCTAAAGGACATTGCCAAATTCCGTAATATGGGATTGCGTACGGTGCTTATTTATATTGCTACAACAGTTATTGCTATCACGATAGGATTAGGTCTGGTAAATTTATTTAAGCCTGGTGAAGGTATTTCTGAAGAAACGATTGCCAATTTAAGTTCTACGTATGAAGGAAATGAAAATATTAAAGGTAAACTAGCCACTGCAGCAGCGCAAAAAGATGCTGGACCTTTGCAAGCGCTTGTTGATATGGTTCCTGATAATGCGGTTGCTGCCATGTCTAACAATAGTTTGATGTTGCAAGTGATCTTCTTTGCTATATTTTTAGGAATATCCATGTTATTAATAGGAGAGAAGAGAGCTCAACCTTTAAAAGACTTTTTTGATAGTTTAAATGATGTAGTTCTTAAAATGGTGGACTTAATCATGTTAACTGCACCTTTTGCGGTTTTTGCTTTATTAGCAACTGTAGTAGTTACCTCAGACGATCCAGAAGTATTACTTGCTTTATTGTATTATGCTTTAACTGTGGTAGCTGGTTTATTTTTAATGATTGTAGTATACTGTTTGATTTTTACGATTTACGTAAAAAAATCTCCTTTTTGGTTTCTTAATAAAATTGCACCAGCTCAATTGTTAGCTTTTTCTACTAGTTCTAGTGCTGCGACCTTACCAGTTACAATGGAAAGGGTAGAAGAACACATGGGCGTAGAGAAAGAGGTATCTAGTTTTGTTCTTCCAGTAGGTGCTACGATAAATATGGATGGTACTAGTTTATACCAAGCGGTTGCTGCTGTATTTGTGTGTCAAGCATTGGGAATCGACCTTAACTTAGGAGCTCAACTTACTATTGTACTTACTGCTTTATTGGCTTCTATAGGTAGCGCGGCTGTCCCTGGTGCTGGAATGGTAATGCTCGTTATTGTTTTAGAATCTATCGATTTCCCAAGTGAATTATTGCCAGTAGCCCTTGCTTTAATTTTTGCAGTAGATCGCCCATTAGATATGTTGCGTACCACTGTAAATGTTACCGGTGATGCTACTGTTGCATCTGTAGTTGCAAAGAGCTTAGGTAAATTTGGTGAACCAAAGGTTAAAGAATGGGACGACCATCTCGACGAAGTGTCGTCTTAA
- a CDS encoding lamin tail domain-containing protein, with protein MNKFFTLIILLSGFLMTAQVGIGTATPDPAAALDIDSQLPDGSYGGLKLPTMTLADRATIATPIPDGLMIYIQDGATRCVQIWDATQSSWMNWYCMNQLPVASAVNYTGTREVGETLTGSYTYTDFENDTESGTSFQWYRATDVSGTGSAPISGATSIAYTTINADGNQFLALGVTPQASSGASPGVEVLSTFQQISFVPTLLEFDRNATTIPEGDFRTIPITISNPNPTTATTVEIALDSGNTSTFGVLGTDYTIDNDGTNVTGYPFTVTIPAGATTFNNVTISILQDNDNAINEELYLILQNPSGGTTAALSGNQNDHVVYSDDDEFPTEVEFVSTSSSVEEPVTPDNTRTINIAITNPSSTASTTVLVTLNASSTVESGDYSIDYDGSPVTFPFTVTFLAGQAANESFTITSLNDIDTDDEILNIDLISPAGGIPAAAIGTNDAHELTINDDETPAGASDLFISEYIEDGGEKGLEIANFTGAPVNLNDYTIRGYQNSNTAVGWSVALSGTLANGDVYVVASSSVSVTRDQTTSSFQFNGNDAVALETDGGTLIDLLGTIGTATNYGESTVLRRRPGFGPSTTYDVNEFDTYSSSILTGFGSHTF; from the coding sequence ATGAATAAATTCTTTACTCTAATTATCTTGTTGTCAGGTTTTCTAATGACCGCCCAAGTAGGAATAGGAACGGCTACTCCTGATCCTGCAGCAGCATTAGATATCGACTCGCAGTTGCCAGATGGCTCATATGGAGGTTTAAAATTACCTACCATGACTCTGGCAGATCGTGCTACGATAGCAACTCCTATTCCTGACGGTTTGATGATATATATACAAGATGGAGCAACGAGGTGTGTACAAATTTGGGATGCTACACAATCTAGCTGGATGAATTGGTATTGTATGAATCAATTACCTGTTGCTAGCGCTGTAAATTATACAGGGACCAGAGAAGTAGGTGAAACGCTTACTGGTAGTTATACTTATACAGACTTTGAGAATGATACCGAGTCAGGGACTTCTTTTCAATGGTACAGAGCTACTGATGTTAGTGGAACAGGTAGTGCACCTATTAGCGGAGCGACTTCAATAGCTTATACCACCATAAATGCAGACGGAAATCAATTTTTAGCTTTAGGTGTTACTCCACAAGCAAGTAGTGGAGCAAGTCCAGGCGTTGAAGTATTAAGCACTTTTCAACAAATTTCATTCGTACCAACTTTATTGGAGTTTGATAGAAACGCGACAACTATTCCAGAAGGAGATTTTAGAACTATTCCTATAACGATTTCGAATCCTAATCCAACTACCGCAACTACTGTGGAGATTGCTTTAGATTCTGGAAACACGAGCACATTTGGTGTTTTAGGAACTGACTATACGATTGATAATGATGGTACAAATGTTACTGGTTATCCTTTTACCGTTACCATTCCTGCTGGTGCAACTACTTTCAATAATGTAACGATATCCATTCTCCAAGACAATGATAATGCTATTAATGAAGAACTCTATTTAATATTACAAAATCCAAGTGGTGGTACTACCGCTGCGTTAAGCGGTAATCAAAATGATCATGTAGTTTATAGTGATGACGATGAGTTTCCTACTGAAGTAGAATTTGTTTCTACATCTTCTAGTGTTGAAGAGCCAGTAACTCCAGATAATACACGTACTATCAATATAGCAATAACAAACCCATCATCTACTGCATCTACTACGGTCTTAGTGACTTTAAATGCGAGTAGCACAGTTGAATCTGGTGATTATTCTATAGATTATGATGGAAGTCCAGTAACATTTCCTTTTACGGTAACTTTTCTTGCGGGACAAGCGGCAAATGAAAGTTTTACCATAACCTCATTAAATGATATAGACACTGACGATGAGATTTTAAATATTGACCTCATATCTCCAGCAGGCGGAATACCTGCCGCTGCTATAGGAACTAATGATGCTCATGAGTTAACAATTAATGATGATGAGACGCCAGCAGGAGCTTCAGATTTGTTTATTTCGGAATATATCGAAGATGGCGGTGAGAAGGGTTTAGAAATAGCTAATTTCACTGGAGCACCTGTAAATCTAAATGATTACACTATAAGAGGATATCAGAATTCGAATACTGCAGTTGGGTGGTCGGTAGCTCTTTCAGGTACATTAGCGAATGGAGATGTTTACGTAGTGGCATCAAGTTCAGTATCAGTTACGAGAGATCAAACAACTTCAAGTTTTCAATTTAACGGTAATGATGCTGTTGCTCTAGAAACAGATGGTGGTACATTAATCGATTTACTTGGAACCATTGGAACAGCGACCAATTATGGAGAAAGTACAGTTTTAAGAAGAAGACCAGGTTTCGGTCCATCAACTACATATGATGTAAACGAATTTGATACTTATTCAAGTTCTATATTAACAGGCTTTGGCTCTCATACTTTCTAA
- the gshB gene encoding glutathione synthase, whose amino-acid sequence MNICFIMYPWEEIKAEEDSTLTLIHECIKRGHKVAIATPANLTIRNSIAYAFSKVIKKMDKVPAQIKSFYKQAELKEKMLPLAGFDVIMMRANPPLDPIALNFLDSVKDDVFIVNDIEGLREANNKLYTACFDDPNNEIIPATHVSKNKQYLKSVIKENPRDKMIMKPLNGYGGSGVIMIEKSAMGNVNSLLDFYIDNKDGTTNYVILQDYIEGADQGDSRILLLNGEPIGAVRRVPGDEDHRSNISAGGTFQRHQLTKAEKNLCKKIGPKLIKDGLYFVGIDVINGMLVEVNVMSPGGIVQINKASKVKIQAKIIDYFEDVVQDRIKSLERRNKLKSTIVDA is encoded by the coding sequence ATGAACATTTGTTTTATTATGTATCCTTGGGAAGAAATTAAAGCAGAAGAGGATTCTACGCTTACTTTGATCCATGAATGCATCAAACGTGGGCATAAAGTGGCCATCGCTACTCCTGCAAATCTTACTATAAGAAACAGTATTGCATATGCATTTTCTAAAGTAATCAAGAAAATGGATAAAGTACCTGCTCAAATCAAGTCCTTTTACAAACAAGCCGAACTGAAAGAGAAGATGTTGCCACTCGCTGGTTTTGATGTGATTATGATGAGAGCAAATCCGCCATTGGATCCTATTGCTTTAAACTTTTTGGATTCCGTAAAAGATGATGTGTTTATCGTAAATGATATTGAAGGGTTGAGAGAAGCCAATAATAAGTTATATACCGCTTGTTTTGACGATCCTAACAATGAGATTATTCCAGCAACTCATGTTTCTAAGAATAAGCAATATCTTAAAAGTGTGATCAAGGAAAATCCAAGAGATAAAATGATCATGAAACCATTAAATGGATATGGTGGAAGTGGCGTTATTATGATAGAAAAAAGTGCGATGGGAAATGTGAATTCCTTACTTGATTTCTATATCGATAATAAAGACGGTACTACAAACTATGTGATTCTACAAGATTATATAGAAGGAGCAGATCAAGGCGACTCCCGTATATTATTGCTTAATGGGGAACCTATAGGAGCTGTGAGACGCGTTCCTGGCGATGAAGATCATAGATCTAATATTAGTGCCGGAGGAACTTTCCAACGTCACCAGCTTACTAAAGCAGAGAAAAATCTTTGTAAAAAAATAGGTCCTAAGCTAATTAAGGATGGGCTTTACTTTGTTGGCATAGACGTCATTAATGGTATGCTGGTAGAAGTGAATGTAATGTCTCCTGGTGGAATCGTTCAAATCAACAAAGCCTCTAAAGTAAAAATACAGGCAAAAATTATAGACTATTTTGAAGATGTAGTTCAAGACCGTATTAAGTCTTTAGAACGTCGCAATAAACTTAAAAGCACCATTGTAGATGCTTAA
- a CDS encoding N-formylglutamate amidohydrolase encodes MLKLSILQIIERIEKEETFHAVVEDYSFSIKIDDYVPYACAAVHDGHHFSKDLWDNCLHTEHDRWYEEDPCTGQMISGLPITLIAHDSRFEYDLNRHPDTAIYDTAWGKKLWKKPLTEKQKDRALTKHDNFYKVVLTLSVKLEELFGSCVFYDMHSYNWKRWDRKVPVFNLGTSNVDQEKYSVAIKQWQEILDDMPLPFEEKVTCTINDVFQGNGFFLKYVTSNTVNTLVLATEISKIYCDELTGQIFPEVVHSVQDLFRYYIKAHAHRFYDRHDV; translated from the coding sequence ATGCTTAAACTCTCTATTTTACAGATCATAGAGCGCATAGAAAAAGAAGAGACTTTTCATGCGGTCGTTGAGGATTATTCCTTTTCTATTAAAATTGATGATTATGTTCCCTATGCATGCGCAGCAGTGCATGATGGGCATCATTTTTCCAAAGACTTATGGGATAATTGCTTGCATACAGAACATGATCGCTGGTATGAAGAAGATCCTTGTACCGGTCAGATGATTTCTGGTTTACCTATTACTTTAATAGCACATGACAGCAGGTTTGAATATGATCTTAATCGTCATCCAGATACTGCTATTTATGATACCGCATGGGGGAAAAAGTTATGGAAGAAGCCTCTGACAGAAAAACAAAAAGATAGAGCTTTAACAAAGCACGATAATTTTTATAAGGTAGTACTTACATTATCGGTGAAGTTAGAAGAGCTTTTTGGAAGTTGTGTTTTTTATGACATGCACTCTTACAACTGGAAGCGATGGGATCGCAAGGTTCCCGTTTTTAATTTAGGTACTTCAAATGTTGATCAAGAAAAATATAGTGTCGCTATTAAACAGTGGCAAGAAATTCTTGACGACATGCCGCTACCTTTTGAAGAGAAAGTTACTTGTACGATAAATGATGTTTTTCAAGGGAATGGGTTCTTTTTAAAGTATGTTACTTCAAATACAGTAAACACTCTAGTTTTAGCTACCGAAATCTCCAAGATCTACTGTGATGAGTTAACTGGACAAATATTTCCAGAAGTAGTTCATTCTGTGCAAGATTTATTTCGTTATTATATTAAAGCACACGCACATCGTTTTTATGACCGACATGATGTCTAA
- a CDS encoding flavohemoglobin expression-modulating QEGLA motif protein, with product MMSNNTTDTDLSQYQDVLDIDANIHRIVKNLELLAYINPLNIAQERKEFFKSKYTHEPKFKYRKLKFKPYKLHRMFFSQRLERIEDEDIRSLYKDIIYTYSGLVQCIETISESNSKFYFNSLRFFGTPTEKMVENAKFILHFQNEELVEKKHDAILSTEEAEAFFINYRELYDFDFTIKTSSAMSAAAMVSNKDRSLILKKGHLYSQHELNVLAHHEIGVHLVTTFNAIDQPLKIFSNGFPNNVETQEGLAVMSEYMSGNLTLNRLKELAYRVIATDSLIKGYSFADTFDLIHSQYKLDRERAFNITLRTHRGGGFTKDALYLSGLKKIYDLHKSNTNFDNMLLGKCSLEYNPIIEKMKGLNLVLPAAHHAKSFDVQLNNNPTIDFILNNLK from the coding sequence ATGATGTCTAACAATACCACTGATACAGACCTTTCCCAATATCAAGACGTTCTTGATATTGATGCAAATATTCACAGAATTGTAAAAAATCTAGAGCTTCTAGCTTACATCAATCCTTTGAACATTGCCCAAGAGCGAAAGGAATTTTTTAAGTCAAAATACACTCACGAGCCAAAATTCAAGTATCGTAAACTTAAATTTAAGCCCTATAAATTGCATCGCATGTTTTTTAGCCAGCGGCTAGAGCGCATTGAAGATGAAGATATTAGATCGTTGTATAAGGATATTATTTATACATACAGTGGTTTAGTACAATGCATTGAGACCATTAGCGAGTCTAATAGTAAGTTCTATTTTAACAGCTTGCGCTTTTTTGGAACACCTACAGAAAAGATGGTAGAAAATGCAAAGTTTATCTTGCATTTTCAAAATGAAGAGCTGGTAGAAAAAAAGCATGATGCTATTTTGAGCACAGAAGAAGCCGAAGCTTTTTTCATCAACTATCGAGAGTTGTACGATTTTGATTTTACCATAAAGACCAGCAGCGCTATGAGTGCAGCTGCGATGGTTTCTAATAAAGACAGGTCGCTTATTTTAAAAAAGGGACATTTATATTCACAACATGAGCTCAATGTACTTGCTCATCACGAAATAGGAGTCCATCTGGTTACTACTTTTAATGCTATAGATCAACCTTTAAAAATTTTTAGTAATGGTTTTCCTAACAATGTAGAAACGCAAGAAGGACTTGCTGTAATGTCAGAATATATGAGCGGTAACCTTACTTTAAATCGCTTAAAAGAACTGGCTTACCGTGTGATTGCTACAGATTCTCTTATCAAGGGATATTCTTTTGCAGATACATTTGACCTGATTCACAGTCAGTATAAACTTGATCGTGAGCGAGCTTTTAATATAACCTTACGTACCCATCGTGGAGGTGGTTTTACTAAGGACGCGTTGTACCTTTCTGGACTTAAAAAGATTTACGATCTTCATAAATCAAATACAAATTTTGATAATATGCTCTTAGGTAAGTGTTCATTAGAATACAATCCGATCATAGAAAAAATGAAAGGTTTGAATTTAGTTCTTCCTGCAGCTCATCACGCTAAAAGTTTTGATGTTCAGCTTAATAATAATCCGACTATAGATTTTATCTTAAATAATTTAAAATAG